From Pseudomonas alcaligenes, a single genomic window includes:
- the tcyJ gene encoding cystine ABC transporter substrate-binding protein, with translation MKFTTLRRHFLLGSLSLLLGSSLIAPASAADLLDEIKAKGAIQVGLEGTYPPFNYQDENGQLTGFEVDFANALAKQLGVKAEFQPTKWDGILAALESKRLDVVINQVTISEERKQKYDFSTPYTVSGIQALTSKADGDSIKSAADLAGKKVGVGLGTNYEQWLKDNVPQADIRTYDDDPTKLQDLNVGRIDAILVDRLAAFEIVEKTGGRLAVAGDAFSRQEAGIALRKGNPQLLAAINDAIAKLRADGTLKQLSDKWFKADVTQ, from the coding sequence ATGAAATTCACTACTCTGCGTCGTCATTTCCTCCTCGGTAGCCTGAGCCTGTTGCTCGGCTCCAGCCTGATCGCCCCGGCGTCCGCCGCCGACCTGCTGGACGAGATCAAGGCCAAGGGGGCGATCCAGGTCGGCCTGGAAGGCACCTACCCGCCGTTCAACTACCAGGATGAAAACGGCCAGCTGACCGGCTTCGAGGTCGACTTCGCCAACGCCCTGGCCAAGCAGCTGGGGGTCAAGGCCGAGTTCCAGCCGACCAAGTGGGACGGCATCCTCGCCGCCCTGGAATCCAAGCGCCTGGACGTGGTGATCAACCAGGTGACCATCTCCGAGGAGCGCAAGCAGAAGTACGACTTCTCCACGCCCTACACCGTCTCCGGCATCCAGGCGCTGACCAGCAAGGCCGATGGCGACAGCATCAAGAGCGCCGCCGACCTGGCCGGCAAGAAAGTCGGTGTCGGCCTCGGCACCAACTACGAGCAGTGGCTGAAAGACAACGTGCCGCAAGCCGACATTCGTACCTACGACGATGATCCGACCAAGCTTCAGGATCTCAATGTCGGCCGCATCGACGCGATCCTGGTCGACCGCCTGGCCGCCTTCGAAATCGTCGAGAAAACCGGTGGCCGCCTGGCCGTGGCCGGTGACGCCTTCTCCCGCCAGGAAGCCGGCATCGCCCTGCGCAAGGGCAACCCGCAACTGCTCGCCGCGATCAATGACGCCATCGCCAAGCTGCGCGCCGACGGCACCCTGAAACAGCTCTCCGATAAATGGTTCAAGGCTGACGTCACCCAATGA
- a CDS encoding rhodanese-like domain-containing protein, whose translation MPAPAQLSAVSTQRPVDLRAVLAVTPEELLERGRTRGREAGNLYAGSFYPPEAWALVQAGTVQLVDVRTAEELKFVGHVPDSLHVAWQTGPAMIKNPRFLREL comes from the coding sequence ATGCCTGCCCCCGCTCAGCTATCCGCTGTCAGTACCCAGCGCCCCGTCGACTTGCGCGCGGTGCTTGCTGTGACCCCCGAGGAACTACTCGAGCGCGGGCGTACCCGTGGCCGCGAAGCCGGCAACCTGTATGCCGGCAGCTTCTATCCGCCGGAGGCCTGGGCCCTGGTGCAGGCCGGTACGGTGCAGCTGGTGGATGTGCGCACCGCCGAGGAACTGAAGTTCGTCGGCCATGTGCCGGACAGCCTGCACGTGGCCTGGCAGACCGGCCCGGCGATGATCAAGAACCCGCGCTTCCTGCGTGAACTGTAG
- a CDS encoding family 2A encapsulin nanocompartment cargo protein cysteine desulfurase — protein sequence MWFDNAATTQKPRQVIERISYFYEHENSNIHRAAHELAARATDAYEGARSKVRRFLGARSEEEIIFVRGATEGINLVANTFGRKFIGAGDEIIVSHLEHHANIVPWQQLAAEVGAKIRVIPVDDTGQIILEEYAKLLCPRTKLVSVTQVSNALGTVTPVAEIIGLAHAVGARVLVDGAQSVSHLRVNVQALDADFLVFSGHKIFGPTGIGVVYGKKDLLEQLPPWQGGGNMIADVTFDKTLYQPAPARFEAGTGNIADAVGLGAALDYVERIGLENIQRYEHDLLVYATRGLQGIPGLRLIGTAAHKASVLSFVLDGYRTEEVGAALNREGIAVRSGHHCAQPILRRFGVEATVRPSLAFYNTIGEVDLLVATVQRLASRR from the coding sequence GTGTGGTTCGACAACGCCGCCACCACGCAGAAGCCGCGCCAGGTGATCGAGCGCATCAGCTACTTCTACGAGCACGAGAACTCCAACATCCACCGCGCCGCGCATGAGCTGGCAGCGCGTGCCACCGACGCCTACGAAGGCGCGCGGAGCAAGGTGCGGCGTTTTCTCGGAGCGCGTTCGGAGGAGGAGATCATCTTCGTGCGCGGGGCCACGGAAGGCATCAACCTGGTGGCCAACACCTTCGGCCGCAAGTTCATCGGCGCTGGCGACGAGATCATCGTCTCGCACCTGGAGCACCACGCCAACATCGTGCCCTGGCAACAGCTGGCCGCCGAAGTGGGCGCGAAGATCCGGGTGATTCCGGTGGACGACACCGGGCAGATCATTCTCGAGGAGTACGCCAAGCTGCTCTGCCCGCGTACCAAGCTGGTGTCCGTCACCCAGGTCTCCAACGCCCTGGGCACGGTGACGCCGGTGGCCGAGATCATCGGCCTGGCCCATGCGGTCGGTGCGCGGGTACTGGTGGACGGCGCGCAGTCGGTCTCGCATCTGCGGGTCAACGTGCAGGCGCTGGATGCCGATTTCCTGGTGTTCTCCGGGCACAAGATCTTCGGCCCCACCGGCATCGGCGTGGTCTACGGCAAGAAGGATCTGCTGGAGCAGCTGCCGCCCTGGCAGGGCGGCGGCAACATGATCGCCGACGTGACCTTCGACAAGACGCTGTACCAGCCAGCCCCGGCGCGCTTCGAGGCCGGCACCGGCAATATCGCCGACGCGGTGGGCCTGGGCGCGGCGCTGGACTATGTCGAGCGCATCGGCCTGGAAAACATCCAGCGCTACGAGCATGACCTGCTGGTGTACGCCACCCGTGGCCTGCAGGGCATTCCCGGCCTGCGCCTGATAGGTACCGCTGCGCACAAGGCCAGCGTGCTGTCCTTCGTGCTCGACGGCTACCGCACCGAGGAAGTCGGCGCCGCCCTCAACCGCGAAGGCATCGCCGTACGCTCCGGCCACCACTGCGCGCAGCCGATCCTGCGCCGCTTTGGCGTCGAAGCCACGGTGCGACCATCACTGGCGTTCTACAACACCATCGGCGAAGTCGATCTGCTGGTGGCCACCGTACAACGGCTGGCCAGCCGGCGCTGA
- a CDS encoding D-cysteine desulfhydrase, which yields MLTDALARFPRLELIPSATPLEHLPRLSRHLNRDIWIKRDDLTPLALGGNKARKLEYLAAEALAQGAEVLVTAGAIQSNHVRQTAALAAKLGLGCLALLENPLGTVENNYLNNGNRLLLELFGTEVQAVANLDNADALLQAAAERLRSEGRKPYLVPIGGSNALGALGYVRAGLELAGQMQASGENFAAVVLASGSAGTHSGLALALEHARPGSRVVGVTVSRPDATQRPKVEGLLQRTAELLGVALPAGLNIELWDQHFAPRYGEPNAGTLAAIRLLAEQEGLLLDPVYTGKAFAGLLDGLASGTFPGNGPLLFLHTGGAPALFAYHPWAL from the coding sequence ATGCTCACCGACGCCCTCGCCCGCTTTCCCCGTCTCGAACTGATCCCCAGCGCCACGCCGCTGGAACACCTGCCGCGCCTGTCGCGCCATCTGAACCGCGATATCTGGATCAAGCGCGACGACCTCACCCCACTGGCTCTCGGCGGCAACAAGGCGCGCAAGCTCGAATACCTGGCTGCCGAAGCCCTGGCCCAGGGCGCCGAGGTGCTGGTCACCGCCGGCGCCATCCAGTCCAACCATGTACGCCAGACCGCCGCGCTGGCGGCCAAGCTCGGCCTGGGTTGCCTGGCCCTGCTGGAGAATCCGCTGGGCACCGTGGAGAACAATTACCTGAACAACGGCAACCGCCTGCTGCTCGAACTGTTTGGCACAGAAGTGCAGGCAGTGGCCAACCTGGACAATGCCGACGCGCTGCTGCAGGCCGCCGCCGAGCGCCTGCGCAGCGAGGGGCGCAAGCCCTACCTGGTGCCCATAGGCGGCTCCAACGCCCTCGGAGCCCTCGGTTATGTGCGCGCCGGCCTGGAGCTGGCCGGGCAGATGCAGGCCAGCGGCGAGAACTTCGCCGCCGTGGTGCTGGCCTCCGGCAGTGCCGGCACCCACAGCGGCCTGGCCCTGGCGCTGGAGCATGCGCGCCCCGGCAGCCGGGTGGTCGGCGTCACCGTGTCGCGCCCGGATGCGACCCAGCGGCCCAAGGTCGAAGGCCTGCTGCAACGCACCGCCGAGCTGCTCGGGGTAGCGCTACCGGCCGGGTTGAACATCGAGCTGTGGGATCAGCATTTCGCCCCGCGCTATGGCGAGCCGAATGCCGGCACCCTGGCGGCGATCCGCCTGCTGGCCGAGCAGGAAGGCCTGCTGCTGGATCCGGTGTACACCGGCAAGGCCTTCGCCGGCCTGCTCGATGGCCTGGCCAGCGGCACCTTCCCCGGCAACGGGCCGCTGCTGTTCCTGCATACGGGCGGCGCCCCGGCGCTGTTCGCCTATCATCCATGGGCGCTGTGA
- a CDS encoding cyanophycinase translates to MRLSKLCRLAGLMFALLPGFSHAAGALLLVGGGLKDDNTAIYQRFIQLAGGSGQAKIGVITAASIPESQDANAGTASASNSKANGAYYANLLKNYGAVKAEWIPIDLDNIANSSNPTVVSQINGMTGFFFGGGDQSRLVQTLQTASRGDTPALAAIRSRYAAGAVLAGTSAGTAIMVGGPMVTGGESYEALRYGPYTTPSGDDLSYDPDGGFGFFNYGLLDTHFSERGRQGRIVRLADYTNVPFAFGVDENTGLLVQNNASLGQMEMEVIGTGGVFIFDLRNAELGSGSSWALYDVLASYLTSGDKYRPDSGQFVIASAKTSLRGREQYSSAMTATGDIFSSPNNSGSNGRNKPREFVKVSADLFNSRSTSTLGRTYETNPRYRVNLVKSTTFDSQGYKGTVGGQAMTSYLRLLVDMLPN, encoded by the coding sequence ATGAGACTGAGTAAATTGTGTCGCCTGGCAGGCCTGATGTTCGCCTTGCTCCCCGGTTTCAGCCACGCAGCTGGAGCGCTGCTGCTGGTTGGCGGTGGGCTCAAGGACGACAACACGGCCATCTACCAACGCTTCATCCAGCTGGCCGGCGGTAGCGGTCAGGCCAAGATCGGCGTAATCACTGCCGCCTCCATCCCCGAGAGCCAGGATGCCAATGCTGGCACTGCCAGCGCCTCCAACTCCAAGGCCAACGGGGCGTACTACGCCAACCTGCTGAAAAATTACGGCGCGGTGAAGGCGGAATGGATTCCCATAGACCTGGACAACATCGCCAACAGCAGCAATCCGACGGTAGTCAGCCAGATCAACGGCATGACCGGCTTCTTCTTCGGCGGCGGCGACCAGTCCCGCCTGGTGCAGACCCTGCAGACCGCCAGTCGTGGCGACACCCCCGCCCTGGCGGCCATTCGCAGCCGGTACGCGGCAGGTGCCGTGCTGGCCGGTACCAGCGCCGGTACGGCGATCATGGTCGGCGGGCCGATGGTGACCGGCGGGGAGAGCTACGAGGCGCTGCGCTATGGGCCGTACACCACGCCTTCTGGCGATGATCTGTCTTATGACCCAGACGGTGGCTTTGGCTTCTTCAACTACGGCCTGCTCGATACCCACTTCAGCGAGCGCGGTCGCCAGGGCCGCATCGTGCGCCTGGCTGACTACACCAACGTGCCGTTCGCCTTCGGTGTGGACGAGAACACCGGTCTGCTGGTGCAGAACAATGCCAGCCTCGGCCAGATGGAAATGGAGGTGATCGGCACGGGCGGTGTGTTTATCTTCGACCTGCGCAATGCCGAGCTTGGCAGCGGCAGCAGCTGGGCCCTGTACGACGTGCTGGCCAGCTACCTGACCAGCGGCGACAAGTACCGTCCGGATAGTGGGCAGTTCGTGATTGCCAGCGCAAAAACCAGCCTGCGTGGCCGCGAGCAGTACAGCTCGGCGATGACCGCTACCGGCGATATTTTCAGCAGCCCGAACAACAGCGGTAGCAATGGTCGTAACAAGCCGCGCGAGTTCGTCAAAGTGAGTGCCGACCTCTTCAACAGCCGCTCCACCAGCACCCTGGGCCGCACCTATGAGACCAACCCACGTTACCGCGTCAACCTGGTCAAGAGCACCACGTTCGACAGCCAGGGCTATAAAGGAACCGTAGGAGGCCAGGCGATGACTTCCTACCTGCGCCTGCTGGTGGACATGCTGCCAAACTGA